The Methylophilus sp. TWE2 region TGCGGTGAAATAGACCCCGACTCACGTTCGCGCCAAGCAGCGTCATAAATAAACTTGAGTGGCACTTCGTCCAATAGTGTCCCGACCAATGTATGGTCTCTATACACCGCCAGTTTTTTCACGGCCATTAGAAACTACCTTTTTTCTGTACCACTAATTCCAGGCCAAGCACATCCAGCACGTCCAGCACTTTTTGTAGTTGCACCGTGGGCTTGCCACTCTCCAGTTCAACGATAAACCGGTTGCCCGTATTGGCCAAGCCTAGAATATCTGCCTGAGTGAGGCTTTGTGACGTCCTGAATGCCCGCACAAAATCCCCCAAGTCTTTGCTTGATTTGATAGTGACAGCGTCAAATATAGTCTGTGCTGAAGTCATGAAGATGTCCTTTAATTACCTTTCGGTAATATATCATAGGATTTAATCCATTTTTCAATAAAATATTACCGAAAGGTAATATTTATGGTGTAACTGTGCCTGTTTTGGTTAAATATTACCTTTCGGTAATATTTCTATGATGGGTACAAATAGCCGCCATTCTGCACAATATGTCTTTAAAAAAGATATTTCAAAGGCCGTACAATATTTCCACACCTGAAACGTCTACACAGCATGGACATACATTTAGAAAACAATTTACTCATGACGCAGCAAGATTCTGTGATCACAGAAACCTTCAATAAAGAAAAAGCGAGGTTACGCAATTTCATCCGTAAA contains the following coding sequences:
- a CDS encoding helix-turn-helix transcriptional regulator codes for the protein MTSAQTIFDAVTIKSSKDLGDFVRAFRTSQSLTQADILGLANTGNRFIVELESGKPTVQLQKVLDVLDVLGLELVVQKKGSF